From the Streptococcus sp. 29887 genome, one window contains:
- a CDS encoding pullulanase translates to MNKKSIREMKSSGMFEKKQFFSIRKFNIGVASVGIATAFLMSGAGQIVHAEEVVATTVTSVSEQPVETARTGATTHPTGVSETVEAPAVTELVESTTDTVTANPLVTTKIPVAERAATTAETTTASEEAPIEEGSIRLHFENVDETAPESQGLWTWGGVAEPSDGNQWPTDTANFSSSQVDDYGHYVDIKKSETPGTIGYLVLKNGEKITESDQKVELLVPEQNEAWIASDYTVSSYEPLKDDNVLRINYTREDNNYEGWGVWTWGDTTEASDGWPTGAVDFKLGKYGAYVDIPLSNGLDSKLGFLLINQNNPDLAGNKSIDLSFADRKRHSQIFLRNDDDKVYTNPYFIEEKVELDTSKATPGTKNVTVEASSKAPFNYNESGLVSVTITNPENAEIVKMEVDTSAIGGGLVPISTELNRVTIKATSSTAPGTYSLPVKVYDKDNGYYETKLDVTITERIKAEGEKDWDEQVIYFMMTDRFYNGDVSNDQVVDGDVTNPRGLYQGGDFKGVTAKLDYLKELGVDSIWLTPIVENIPQNVGSATDGDYYAYHGYWASNFEKLNPHLGSLADFHELIDAAAEKGINIIVDVVLNHAGYGTEETFEGMVRTKEEDKQGDDQLGSLSGLPDFKTEEATVRNQLVAWQASWLERSTTAKGNSIYGFRVDTVKHVDDTTWQHFKNELVDRDPDFHLIGESWGANYKDTKGDLGIGTMDSLLDFGFKDIAKYLVNGQLKAAGKELEERSKVLTSAASLGQFLGSHDEDGFLYSLGGAEKEGNLDKLKLAASLLITAKGQPVIYYGEELGQSGQNNWPVYDNRYDFDWSKVETSDIEDHYQKLLAFRNANSTLLSRGDTSTLAGNDSQGWLISKRSYQDQAAYLVFSTNTESKEIALEVSGKDVVVTDAYTGKSYQAIEKDGKWVVQVELPTIGQGGTMLLQTQAGDIVNASVQGATEEPIEAGYFRVHFKTLPSDNLSSLGLWTWDDVEKPSSDVGAWPTGATNFSTAKQDDYGYYLDIKMKDETASKISLLINNTSGDNITGDKTIERISTKMNEAWFDENYQLSLYQPLKEGYIRINYFRTDGNYDQKGLWIWGDVTDLTLGDWPNGIDFENQGKYGAYIDVKLTDLPSSIGFLLLDESKSGDDVKIQQKDYSFTDLKNQTQIFLKDDDATIYTNPYFVNNVRVTGVSHVSLTALEAAFTTLEGADKDSILEKLSVTDKNGQTVAVTDLVLDLTSNKVRVLGDFNQENAGYTLKYGNDSFTTTMSWQLKDELYAYDGELGARVRQAGSVVDMTLWSPSADSVAVVLYDKDDQSKVVGKLAMTKGDKGQWDLELNSQSGLGIADYRGYYYHYEITRGGQSVLVLDPYAKSLAEWNSDLADTDPSYRIAKAAIVDSAEVGPSDLDYATIPNFNQREDAIIYEAHVRDFTSDPAISDELTAQFGTFTAFAERLSYLKDLGVTHIQLLPVMSYYYVNELKNAERMSEYASSNSNYNWGYDPQSYFAFTGMYSIDPTDPMKRIEEFKNLVNEIHKQDMGVILDVVYNHTSKTFLFEDLEPNYYHFMEADGTAKSSFGGGRLGTTHYMSRRVLVDSIKYLVDEFKVDGFRFDMMGDHDAEAIELAFTEAQKLNPNIIMLGEGWRTFTGDANQPVQPADQDWMSSTDTVAVFSDDIRNTLKSGYPNEGQPAFITGGAKSVETVFNNLKAQPGNFLADDPGDVIQYIAAHDNLTLFDIIAQSIKKDPSVAENYTEIHQRQRLGNLLVLTAQGTPFIHSGQEYGRTKQFRHPDYKEPVSEDKVPNKAHLLTNADGTPFDYPYYIHDSYDSSDAVNKFDWTKATDEALYPENTRTQAFTKGLIALRKSTDAFRLGTKEEVEQKVSLISIPGQNGIAKNDVIIAYQTIASNGDRYAVFVNADSKERSFVLSDSYKELLKGQVLVDGERAGIEALTDLVGVELTDSAVALAPLTATVIRLPYITTAVPDTAPTAEEKTSLDFTTKERTEEKIFPIVEEVRYDETLAKGQSYVLQEGKTGKKVLAYQDVLVDGKVIATNLLSETLVDGEARIVVEGSLVTEVPATAPTAEEKPSLDFTTKERTEEIILPIAEEVRYDTTLAKGQSYVLQEGKAGKKVLVYQDVLVDGKVVATNLLSETLVDGEARILVQGSKVITKAVAKADTVVNQEVVKPSLSTPTAKESEQTTSISTKESLPATGDRQSDLALLGIGLAGLGLTVAAQGRNKKSEE, encoded by the coding sequence ATGAATAAGAAATCTATTCGTGAGATGAAATCAAGTGGCATGTTTGAGAAAAAACAATTTTTTAGCATTCGTAAATTTAATATCGGAGTTGCATCCGTCGGTATTGCGACAGCCTTTTTGATGTCTGGGGCAGGTCAGATAGTTCATGCTGAAGAGGTGGTGGCGACTACTGTTACAAGTGTTTCAGAGCAACCGGTTGAAACAGCCAGGACTGGTGCTACTACACATCCTACTGGAGTATCTGAAACAGTTGAGGCTCCAGCAGTCACTGAGCTTGTTGAATCAACAACAGATACTGTAACAGCGAATCCACTGGTAACTACTAAAATACCCGTGGCAGAAAGAGCGGCAACGACAGCAGAAACGACTACTGCTTCAGAGGAAGCTCCCATCGAAGAAGGCAGTATTCGTCTGCACTTTGAAAATGTAGATGAAACAGCTCCAGAAAGCCAAGGACTTTGGACTTGGGGTGGAGTGGCAGAGCCGTCCGATGGTAATCAATGGCCAACGGATACAGCGAACTTTTCAAGCAGTCAGGTAGATGACTACGGCCATTACGTTGATATTAAAAAATCTGAGACACCAGGAACGATTGGCTATCTAGTTCTCAAGAATGGGGAAAAAATAACAGAATCGGACCAGAAAGTGGAGCTTCTTGTTCCGGAACAAAATGAGGCTTGGATTGCTAGCGATTATACTGTTTCTAGCTATGAGCCACTCAAGGATGACAATGTTCTCCGCATCAACTACACCCGTGAAGACAATAATTATGAAGGTTGGGGCGTTTGGACTTGGGGCGATACGACTGAAGCGAGTGATGGCTGGCCAACAGGTGCCGTTGATTTTAAACTTGGCAAATACGGTGCCTATGTTGACATTCCCCTCTCGAATGGTTTAGATTCTAAGCTTGGATTTCTACTAATCAATCAGAATAATCCGGATTTGGCTGGCAATAAATCGATAGACTTATCCTTTGCCGACCGCAAACGTCATAGCCAAATATTCCTTCGAAACGATGATGACAAAGTTTACACAAATCCATATTTTATCGAAGAGAAAGTAGAATTAGATACAAGTAAAGCTACTCCGGGTACAAAAAATGTGACTGTTGAGGCTAGTAGCAAAGCACCATTCAACTACAATGAAAGCGGCTTGGTATCTGTAACTATCACCAACCCTGAAAATGCTGAAATAGTTAAAATGGAAGTCGATACAAGTGCCATCGGCGGAGGTCTTGTGCCAATCTCTACAGAGCTCAATCGTGTGACCATTAAAGCGACGTCTAGCACAGCGCCAGGTACATATAGTCTTCCTGTAAAAGTCTATGATAAAGACAATGGTTACTACGAAACAAAATTGGATGTGACCATTACGGAGCGCATTAAGGCAGAAGGTGAAAAAGACTGGGACGAGCAAGTCATCTACTTCATGATGACCGACCGTTTCTACAATGGTGACGTTAGCAATGATCAGGTGGTTGACGGAGATGTGACCAATCCTCGCGGTCTTTACCAAGGTGGTGACTTCAAAGGAGTGACAGCCAAGCTGGATTACTTGAAAGAATTGGGTGTGGATTCTATCTGGTTGACACCAATTGTTGAAAATATTCCACAGAATGTTGGTAGCGCTACAGACGGAGATTACTATGCTTACCATGGTTATTGGGCATCCAATTTTGAGAAACTTAATCCGCATTTGGGAAGTTTAGCTGATTTCCACGAATTGATTGATGCCGCAGCCGAAAAAGGCATCAATATCATTGTTGACGTGGTGCTGAATCATGCTGGCTATGGTACAGAAGAAACCTTTGAAGGTATGGTACGGACCAAGGAAGAAGATAAGCAGGGAGATGACCAATTAGGTTCATTATCTGGATTACCAGACTTCAAGACAGAAGAAGCTACCGTTCGCAATCAGTTGGTTGCTTGGCAGGCATCTTGGTTGGAACGCTCAACAACTGCTAAAGGTAATTCAATCTATGGTTTCCGTGTCGATACAGTCAAACACGTTGATGATACCACATGGCAACATTTCAAAAATGAATTGGTGGATAGAGACCCTGACTTCCACTTGATTGGAGAATCTTGGGGAGCTAACTATAAAGATACCAAGGGTGACTTGGGAATCGGTACTATGGACAGCTTGTTGGACTTTGGCTTCAAGGATATCGCCAAGTATTTAGTCAATGGTCAACTGAAAGCAGCTGGAAAAGAGCTAGAAGAGCGTAGCAAGGTTCTTACTAGCGCAGCTTCTCTGGGTCAATTCTTGGGTAGTCATGACGAAGATGGTTTCCTTTACAGTCTCGGTGGCGCAGAAAAAGAAGGAAATCTGGATAAACTGAAATTGGCTGCTAGTCTCTTGATTACTGCTAAAGGTCAGCCAGTCATCTACTACGGTGAAGAATTAGGTCAATCTGGACAAAACAACTGGCCAGTTTATGACAACCGGTACGATTTCGATTGGAGTAAGGTAGAGACAAGTGACATAGAGGACCATTACCAAAAATTGTTGGCTTTCCGTAATGCCAATTCAACATTGCTCTCACGTGGTGATACAAGCACCCTTGCTGGAAATGATAGCCAAGGTTGGCTTATCAGCAAACGCAGTTACCAAGATCAAGCTGCCTATCTTGTCTTCTCAACCAATACCGAGAGCAAGGAAATAGCGCTTGAAGTATCTGGTAAAGATGTGGTTGTAACAGATGCCTACACAGGAAAATCTTATCAAGCTATCGAGAAAGACGGTAAATGGGTTGTTCAAGTCGAACTTCCAACAATCGGTCAAGGTGGCACCATGCTCCTTCAGACTCAAGCAGGTGACATCGTCAATGCAAGTGTACAAGGAGCAACTGAAGAACCAATTGAAGCAGGCTACTTCCGTGTTCACTTTAAAACTCTACCATCTGATAATCTATCTAGCTTAGGTTTATGGACATGGGATGATGTCGAAAAACCATCGTCAGATGTTGGTGCTTGGCCTACAGGTGCAACCAATTTCAGTACCGCTAAACAGGATGACTATGGCTATTATCTGGACATCAAGATGAAAGACGAAACAGCTAGCAAGATTAGTCTTTTGATTAATAACACTTCTGGTGATAACATCACAGGTGACAAGACCATTGAACGGATTAGCACTAAGATGAATGAAGCTTGGTTTGATGAAAACTATCAACTCAGCCTCTATCAACCGCTCAAAGAAGGCTACATCCGTATCAATTACTTCCGTACCGATGGCAATTATGATCAAAAAGGTCTCTGGATTTGGGGTGATGTGACTGACCTTACCTTGGGTGACTGGCCAAATGGTATTGATTTTGAAAACCAAGGCAAGTACGGTGCCTATATTGATGTCAAATTGACAGATTTACCAAGTTCCATTGGCTTCTTGCTATTGGATGAAAGCAAGTCAGGAGACGATGTGAAGATTCAGCAGAAAGATTATAGCTTTACAGATTTGAAAAATCAGACACAAATCTTCCTCAAGGATGATGATGCGACTATTTACACCAACCCTTATTTTGTCAATAATGTCCGTGTGACAGGTGTTTCTCATGTTAGCCTAACAGCCTTAGAAGCAGCCTTTACAACATTGGAAGGTGCTGATAAGGATAGCATCTTGGAGAAATTGTCTGTAACAGATAAGAATGGTCAGACAGTTGCTGTGACGGACCTTGTCTTGGACCTTACCAGCAACAAGGTGCGAGTCCTCGGGGATTTCAACCAAGAAAATGCGGGCTATACCCTCAAATATGGCAATGATAGCTTCACAACAACTATGAGTTGGCAGTTGAAGGATGAGCTCTATGCTTATGATGGAGAGCTTGGTGCGCGTGTGCGTCAGGCTGGTAGTGTCGTTGATATGACTCTCTGGTCTCCAAGTGCAGACAGTGTGGCAGTCGTTCTTTATGATAAGGATGACCAATCTAAGGTGGTCGGTAAATTAGCCATGACCAAGGGCGATAAGGGACAATGGGACCTCGAATTGAACAGTCAATCAGGTCTTGGTATCGCGGACTATCGTGGTTACTACTACCATTATGAAATCACTCGCGGGGGTCAATCTGTTCTTGTTTTAGACCCATATGCTAAATCTTTAGCGGAGTGGAATAGTGATTTGGCTGATACAGATCCATCTTATCGGATTGCCAAAGCTGCGATTGTGGATTCAGCAGAAGTTGGTCCAAGCGATTTGGATTATGCCACAATTCCTAACTTCAATCAGCGTGAAGATGCTATTATCTATGAGGCTCATGTCCGTGACTTTACATCCGATCCTGCTATTTCTGATGAATTGACAGCTCAGTTCGGTACCTTCACAGCCTTTGCAGAGCGTCTCAGCTACCTCAAAGACTTGGGTGTGACCCACATTCAGTTGCTACCAGTTATGAGCTACTATTACGTCAATGAATTGAAAAATGCAGAGCGGATGAGCGAGTACGCATCAAGCAACAGTAACTACAACTGGGGTTATGATCCACAGAGCTACTTTGCCTTTACAGGTATGTATTCTATAGATCCGACAGATCCAATGAAACGCATCGAGGAATTCAAAAACCTGGTCAATGAAATCCACAAACAAGACATGGGTGTGATTTTGGATGTGGTCTATAACCACACTTCTAAGACCTTCTTATTTGAAGACTTAGAGCCAAACTATTATCACTTCATGGAGGCAGATGGTACGGCTAAATCAAGCTTTGGTGGTGGTCGTCTGGGAACAACTCATTATATGAGTCGCCGTGTCCTCGTTGATTCTATCAAGTATCTTGTGGATGAATTTAAGGTAGATGGTTTCCGTTTCGATATGATGGGGGACCATGATGCCGAAGCGATTGAGCTGGCCTTTACCGAGGCACAAAAACTCAATCCAAACATCATTATGCTTGGTGAAGGTTGGAGAACCTTTACAGGCGATGCCAATCAGCCTGTTCAGCCAGCGGACCAAGACTGGATGAGTTCAACAGATACGGTTGCAGTATTCTCAGATGACATTCGCAACACACTTAAATCTGGTTATCCAAACGAAGGCCAGCCAGCCTTTATCACAGGCGGTGCTAAGAGTGTTGAGACTGTCTTCAATAACCTCAAGGCACAACCAGGAAACTTCTTGGCAGATGATCCAGGTGATGTGATCCAGTATATTGCAGCTCACGATAACTTGACCCTCTTTGATATTATCGCTCAGTCCATCAAGAAGGATCCGTCAGTTGCTGAAAACTATACTGAAATTCACCAACGTCAACGCTTGGGTAATTTGCTAGTTTTGACTGCTCAAGGTACACCGTTTATCCATTCTGGTCAGGAGTATGGACGGACCAAACAGTTCCGCCATCCTGATTACAAGGAGCCAGTTTCAGAGGACAAGGTACCGAACAAAGCTCATTTGTTGACAAATGCAGATGGCACGCCATTTGACTATCCATACTACATTCATGATTCGTACGATTCATCGGATGCGGTCAACAAGTTTGACTGGACCAAAGCGACAGATGAGGCGCTCTATCCAGAGAATACCCGTACTCAGGCCTTTACAAAAGGATTGATTGCCTTGCGCAAATCTACAGATGCCTTCCGTTTGGGAACAAAAGAAGAAGTTGAACAGAAGGTTAGCTTGATTTCAATTCCAGGTCAAAATGGCATTGCCAAAAATGATGTGATTATTGCCTATCAAACCATTGCAAGCAATGGGGATCGCTATGCTGTCTTTGTCAATGCTGACAGTAAGGAACGTAGCTTTGTTCTTTCTGATAGTTACAAAGAATTGCTTAAAGGTCAAGTGCTGGTCGATGGTGAACGGGCAGGAATAGAAGCTCTGACTGATTTAGTGGGTGTTGAATTGACTGATAGCGCAGTTGCTCTTGCACCTTTGACAGCAACAGTAATTCGTTTGCCTTACATCACTACGGCAGTTCCAGATACAGCTCCTACTGCTGAAGAAAAAACAAGTCTAGACTTTACTACCAAGGAACGTACAGAGGAAAAAATTTTTCCTATCGTAGAGGAAGTTCGCTATGATGAAACTCTTGCAAAAGGTCAATCTTATGTGCTTCAAGAAGGCAAAACTGGTAAGAAAGTCTTGGCTTATCAAGATGTCTTGGTTGACGGCAAGGTGATTGCTACTAACTTGTTATCAGAAACTCTTGTAGATGGTGAAGCACGGATTGTTGTTGAGGGTAGCTTAGTTACAGAAGTTCCGGCTACAGCACCTACTGCTGAAGAAAAACCAAGTCTAGACTTTACTACCAAGGAACGTACAGAAGAAATAATCCTTCCAATTGCAGAGGAAGTTCGCTATGATACAACTCTTGCAAAAGGTCAATCCTATGTCCTACAAGAAGGTAAGGCAGGCAAGAAAGTCTTGGTTTATCAAGATGTCTTGGTTGATGGCAAGGTAGTAGCAACAAACTTGTTATCAGAAACTCTTGTAGATGGTGAAGCACGTATCCTTGTACAAGGTAGCAAGGTAATTACCAAAGCGGTAGCTAAGGCAGATACAGTTGTTAATCAGGAAGTTGTGAAACCAAGTCTATCTACTCCAACAGCCAAAGAGTCTGAACAAACTACCAGCATATCAACCAAAGAAAGTCTGCCAGCTACTGGAGACCGTCAAAGCGATTTGGCACTTCTAGGTATCGGACTTGCTGGACTTGGTTTGACAGTTGCTGCACAAGGAAGAAATAAAAAATCAGAAGAATAG
- a CDS encoding LacI family DNA-binding transcriptional regulator, with translation MATLADVARLANVSKMTVSRVLNHPEQVTSELRTLVTAAMEELHYKPNVVAKALAQQRTLIVQVVILEKMDVVEPYYIDLLKGIAAELNQRNYTLQLVTDSKMVTDQCDGYIVTGARKSDYSWLKSLGKPLILFGENSEGLPFVDSDNMEATQVATEFALSKGYEQVFFVGIDLEEPFEERREEGYRKAMEGRESRLYRLANHSHVAEEFIRNLNDLPEKTCFVCASDRLALGITRGLQAIGKSIPQEVGVIGFDGFFIDRISNPRLTTMKQPIQKMGAISVKRLMDILDGKPLTHLAYFYRAELIERETTP, from the coding sequence ATGGCAACTTTAGCGGATGTGGCTAGGCTAGCCAATGTATCGAAAATGACAGTTTCGCGTGTACTCAACCATCCTGAACAAGTTACGTCGGAGTTACGCACTTTGGTCACAGCTGCGATGGAGGAGCTACATTATAAGCCAAATGTTGTAGCCAAGGCCTTGGCTCAGCAACGAACCTTGATTGTGCAGGTAGTTATCCTTGAAAAAATGGATGTTGTTGAACCATATTATATCGATTTATTAAAGGGCATAGCAGCAGAATTAAATCAACGAAATTATACCTTACAGCTAGTAACAGATTCGAAGATGGTGACGGATCAGTGTGATGGCTACATCGTGACAGGTGCCAGAAAGTCAGATTATTCATGGTTGAAAAGTTTAGGAAAACCGCTTATATTATTCGGAGAGAATAGCGAAGGGTTACCATTTGTTGATTCAGATAACATGGAAGCCACTCAGGTAGCAACGGAATTCGCCCTTTCTAAAGGGTATGAACAGGTTTTCTTTGTGGGCATTGATTTGGAAGAGCCTTTTGAAGAAAGGCGAGAAGAAGGCTATAGAAAGGCTATGGAAGGTCGAGAGAGCCGACTTTATCGATTAGCAAATCATTCTCATGTCGCAGAAGAATTTATCAGAAATTTAAACGATTTACCAGAAAAGACCTGTTTTGTCTGTGCTTCGGATCGCCTAGCACTGGGAATTACAAGAGGGCTGCAAGCTATTGGAAAATCCATTCCACAGGAAGTTGGCGTGATTGGATTTGATGGATTTTTTATTGACAGGATTTCAAATCCGAGGCTGACGACCATGAAGCAACCGATTCAAAAGATGGGGGCGATCAGTGTAAAACGGTTGATGGATATACTTGATGGAAAACCATTAACCCACTTGGCTTATTTTTACCGGGCCGAATTAATTGAACGAGAAACTACACCCTAG